In Methanobacteriaceae archaeon, the following are encoded in one genomic region:
- the xth gene encoding exodeoxyribonuclease III, producing the protein MRKIRILSWNVNGIRAVHRKGFLDWFNEAKPDILCIQETKAHRKQFPKDIREIDGYNLYLSEAERKGYSGVATYTNRKPEKVQNGFGIEKFDSEGRTLITDFGDFVLFNTYFPNGKMSDERLQYKLDFYDSFLDYVDSLKEKGRNIIVCGDVNTAHKEIDLARPKENEKISGFLPIEREWIDRFLSHGYVDTFREFNQEPKNYTWWSYRTRARERNVGWRLDYFFVNEEFMDKVESAYILSDVMGSDHCPVGLDLKLD; encoded by the coding sequence TTGAGGAAAATTAGAATATTATCATGGAATGTAAATGGGATCCGGGCTGTGCATAGAAAAGGATTCCTTGACTGGTTCAATGAAGCTAAACCTGATATTTTATGTATTCAAGAAACCAAAGCCCATCGGAAACAATTTCCAAAAGATATTCGGGAAATTGATGGTTATAATCTATATCTTTCCGAAGCTGAGCGCAAGGGATACAGTGGAGTGGCAACTTACACCAACCGAAAACCAGAAAAAGTGCAAAATGGGTTTGGAATTGAAAAATTCGACAGTGAAGGTCGTACTCTAATAACTGATTTTGGAGATTTTGTATTATTCAATACTTATTTTCCCAATGGAAAAATGTCTGATGAGAGATTGCAGTACAAACTGGATTTTTATGACTCCTTTTTAGACTATGTGGACTCTCTTAAAGAAAAAGGAAGGAATATCATAGTTTGTGGGGATGTCAACACCGCCCATAAAGAAATAGACTTGGCCCGTCCCAAGGAAAATGAGAAAATATCTGGTTTCTTACCTATTGAAAGGGAATGGATTGATCGTTTCTTAAGTCATGGTTATGTGGACACTTTCCGGGAATTCAACCAGGAGCCAAAAAACTACACCTGGTGGAGCTACCGTACCCGGGCTCGAGAGAGGAATGTGGGCTGGAGACTGGACTACTTCTTTGTAAATGAAGAATTCATGGATAAAGTGGAATCAGCCTACATACTTTCAGATGTTATGGGTTCAGACCACTGCCCTGTGGGTCTTGATTTAAAATTGGATTAA
- a CDS encoding helix-turn-helix transcriptional regulator, whose translation MKEKMKEIGLRIMELRELSDISVQDMANYLEIPLQTYQEYEEGKADIPASILFEIAQKLEVDMGLLLTGEETRMHIFSVTRKGKGVEVGRRKQYQYENLAEKFIHKKAEPFIVTVEPKKGANKPTTNSHPGQEFNYILEGVLKIYIHDNEIILHEGDSIFFDSSYEHAMEALENKPAKFLAIVM comes from the coding sequence ATGAAAGAGAAGATGAAGGAAATAGGGCTGCGTATTATGGAGCTTAGAGAGCTTTCAGATATCAGTGTTCAGGATATGGCGAACTACCTTGAAATCCCTCTGCAAACCTATCAGGAATATGAAGAAGGTAAAGCAGACATTCCTGCCAGTATCCTGTTTGAAATCGCTCAAAAGCTGGAAGTAGACATGGGACTGCTTCTTACTGGGGAAGAGACCAGAATGCACATTTTCAGCGTGACCAGAAAGGGGAAAGGAGTTGAAGTGGGCCGTAGAAAACAGTACCAATATGAGAATCTGGCTGAAAAATTCATCCACAAAAAAGCTGAACCCTTTATTGTAACTGTGGAACCCAAAAAAGGTGCTAATAAACCTACAACAAACTCTCATCCGGGACAGGAATTCAACTATATTTTAGAGGGGGTACTGAAAATTTACATCCATGACAATGAGATCATACTCCATGAAGGGGATTCAATCTTCTTTGATTCATCCTATGAACATGCCATGGAAGCCCTGGAAAACAAACCAGCCAAATTCCTGGCCATTGTAATGTAG
- a CDS encoding 2-oxoacid ferredoxin oxidoreductase (catalyzes the coenzyme A-dependent decarboxylation of 2-oxoacids, such as pyruvate and 2-oxoglutarate), whose amino-acid sequence MRPQDFDMPDSDVAWCPGCGNLSILRSLKTALAQLEIEPKDLVFVSGIGQAGKLPHYIKGNVFNGLHGRSLSPATGIKAANPQLTVIDVSGDGCMYGEGGNHFMHTMRRNPDITNLVHNNMVYGLTKGQASPTSQRDFSTPLQIDGVFLEPFNPLAVAIALDASFVARAYSGDRKQTIEIFKAAIKHKGYSLVDIFQPCVTFNKVNTRQWFKEHTYYLEEDHDPHDRNMAFQRATETGEYPLGIFYQNSNKNTFEENLRVYWDDKSPLFQRKVDMGKITSLVDGKR is encoded by the coding sequence ATGAGGCCACAAGATTTTGACATGCCAGATAGCGATGTGGCCTGGTGTCCGGGATGTGGTAACCTTTCAATCCTGCGCAGCCTCAAAACTGCCCTGGCTCAACTTGAAATAGAACCGAAAGATTTAGTTTTTGTATCAGGAATAGGGCAGGCAGGTAAACTACCACACTACATCAAAGGCAACGTATTCAACGGACTGCACGGCAGATCATTATCACCTGCAACAGGCATTAAAGCTGCCAACCCCCAGTTAACAGTCATAGATGTTAGTGGAGATGGTTGCATGTACGGAGAGGGTGGTAACCATTTCATGCACACCATGAGACGCAACCCAGACATCACCAACCTGGTACATAATAACATGGTCTACGGCCTCACCAAGGGACAGGCATCCCCCACTAGTCAGAGGGATTTCAGCACACCCTTACAGATCGATGGGGTTTTCCTGGAACCATTCAATCCCTTGGCAGTGGCTATAGCACTTGATGCCTCATTCGTGGCCAGAGCATATAGTGGAGATCGCAAACAAACTATCGAAATTTTCAAGGCAGCCATAAAACATAAAGGCTATAGCTTGGTGGATATATTCCAGCCCTGCGTGACCTTCAACAAGGTAAACACCAGGCAATGGTTCAAGGAACATACCTACTATTTGGAAGAAGATCATGATCCACATGATAGAAACATGGCATTCCAGAGGGCCACAGAAACTGGAGAATACCCTTTGGGCATATTCTACCAGAATTCTAATAAAAATACCTTTGAAGAGAATTTAAGGGTTTATTGGGATGATAAGTCACCATTATTCCAGAGAAAAGTGGATATGGGTAAAATCACATCTCTAGTTGATGGTAAAAGATGA
- a CDS encoding 2-oxoacid:acceptor oxidoreductase family protein, whose translation MKNNSLDEKIIKKPRSILDEYPRKGGSAPTATHYCPGCGHGILHKLIGEAIDDLGIQDRTVMTSPVGCAVFAYYYFDCGHVQVAHGRAPAVGTGLSRAEDDAVVILYQGDGDLASIGLNETIQAANRGEKMAVFFVNNTVYGMTGGQMAPTTLVGEVTVTCQGGRDPRYAGYPLHMSELLNNLDAPVFIERVSVSDPKHIRKAKIAVKKALEVQRDGKGYAFVEVLSPCPTNLRTDAKGSEDFVNNEMCKEFPLKNFRDRRKEVEPLCRDKSDFSQESLDKIFEVREDTSWAAKDDPSFERKVVRIAGFGGQGVLSMGLTLAQAACNDQRHVSWYPSYGPEQRGGTSDCTVVISGETIGSPVLQTSDILVALNRPSLEKFATQVRANGLILYDERMIQFKDPETLIPDGLKAIAVPARKMAKAHGVPRAANTVMLGVLMAMGVTNLPEKVFKEAVEHTFHRKPNLIPVNLEILEAGAQWARENLKL comes from the coding sequence ATGAAGAATAACTCCCTGGATGAGAAAATCATAAAAAAACCCAGATCCATACTTGATGAATATCCCCGCAAAGGGGGAAGCGCACCAACTGCCACCCATTACTGCCCGGGATGTGGCCACGGAATACTACACAAACTCATTGGGGAGGCCATAGATGATCTGGGAATACAGGACCGCACTGTAATGACCAGTCCAGTGGGCTGTGCCGTGTTTGCCTATTACTACTTTGACTGTGGCCATGTGCAAGTAGCTCATGGAAGAGCCCCAGCAGTGGGAACGGGTCTATCAAGGGCGGAAGATGATGCTGTTGTAATTCTTTACCAGGGGGATGGTGACCTGGCATCAATAGGATTAAACGAAACCATACAGGCTGCAAACCGCGGAGAAAAAATGGCAGTGTTCTTTGTTAACAACACAGTCTATGGTATGACTGGAGGGCAGATGGCACCCACCACCCTGGTGGGAGAAGTCACTGTAACCTGCCAGGGAGGCAGAGACCCCAGGTATGCAGGATATCCCCTGCACATGTCTGAACTATTAAACAACCTGGATGCACCAGTTTTCATTGAAAGAGTTTCTGTCTCTGATCCCAAACACATTCGCAAAGCAAAAATAGCCGTGAAGAAGGCACTGGAAGTTCAGAGGGATGGTAAAGGATATGCATTTGTGGAGGTGCTCTCACCATGCCCCACCAACCTCCGGACAGATGCTAAAGGTTCAGAAGACTTCGTAAACAATGAAATGTGCAAAGAATTCCCATTAAAGAATTTCAGAGACAGAAGAAAAGAGGTTGAACCTCTATGCCGGGATAAAAGTGATTTTTCACAGGAATCTCTGGATAAAATCTTTGAAGTAAGAGAAGACACTTCCTGGGCAGCCAAAGATGATCCCTCATTTGAAAGGAAGGTGGTACGTATAGCTGGTTTCGGAGGTCAGGGAGTATTAAGCATGGGACTCACCCTGGCTCAGGCAGCCTGTAATGATCAGAGGCACGTTTCCTGGTATCCTTCCTACGGACCAGAACAGCGAGGCGGAACCTCGGATTGTACTGTGGTCATTTCAGGAGAAACTATTGGATCACCTGTTCTTCAGACATCAGACATTTTGGTGGCATTAAACAGGCCTTCACTGGAGAAATTCGCCACTCAGGTGAGGGCAAATGGTTTGATCCTGTATGATGAGCGCATGATTCAGTTTAAAGATCCTGAAACTTTAATTCCTGATGGTTTAAAGGCCATTGCTGTGCCAGCTAGAAAAATGGCCAAGGCACATGGAGTGCCAAGGGCAGCTAACACTGTGATGTTAGGGGTTTTGATGGCCATGGGAGTAACCAATTTACCTGAAAAGGTATTCAAAGAGGCAGTGGAACACACTTTCCACAGGAAACCAAACTTAATTCCTGTAAATCTTGAAATACTGGAAGCAGGTGCCCAGTGGGCACGGGAAAACCTTAAATTATAA
- a CDS encoding adenosine-specific kinase: protein MKLDILSVKLEAPEDCNLILGQSHFIKTVEDLYEAIVNTVPQAEFGLAFGEASGDCKVRTAGNNVELEKLAAEKMLEMACGHSFLIFLRNAFPINLTQSIRNVPEVVNLFCATANPVQVLIVESQQGRGIIGVIDGFKPKDIETEEDVTWRKKFLRDIGYKF, encoded by the coding sequence ATGAAACTTGATATTTTATCGGTTAAATTGGAAGCACCTGAAGATTGTAATCTTATATTGGGTCAGAGCCACTTCATAAAGACAGTTGAAGATCTTTATGAGGCCATTGTTAATACCGTGCCCCAAGCAGAGTTCGGATTAGCATTTGGAGAGGCTTCAGGTGACTGTAAAGTGAGAACTGCTGGTAATAACGTGGAACTGGAAAAGTTAGCTGCAGAAAAAATGTTAGAGATGGCCTGCGGCCACAGCTTTCTGATTTTCCTTCGCAATGCATTCCCCATCAACTTAACCCAAAGTATCCGGAATGTTCCAGAAGTAGTTAACCTCTTTTGTGCAACTGCCAATCCAGTTCAAGTTCTAATAGTAGAATCCCAACAGGGAAGAGGCATAATTGGAGTAATTGATGGTTTCAAACCTAAAGATATTGAAACGGAAGAAGATGTTACTTGGAGAAAGAAATTTTTAAGAGATATTGGCTATAAATTCTAG
- a CDS encoding DUF2769 domain-containing protein, which yields MDKFLEKMEEIAEKGISDDEMNKMFLDEMGDQCICPDCPMYNQCAQEKYEGLYCFLGKSECNLEEDDCICPECEVTENLELKNDLFCIKGTEKELRGL from the coding sequence ATGGATAAATTTCTGGAAAAAATGGAAGAAATCGCTGAAAAAGGCATATCAGATGATGAAATGAATAAAATGTTTTTAGATGAAATGGGAGATCAGTGCATCTGTCCAGACTGTCCCATGTACAATCAGTGCGCCCAGGAGAAATATGAAGGACTCTACTGTTTTCTGGGAAAATCTGAATGCAACTTGGAGGAAGACGACTGTATATGTCCGGAATGTGAAGTCACAGAGAACCTGGAACTGAAAAACGATCTGTTCTGTATTAAAGGAACTGAAAAAGAATTAAGAGGACTTTAA
- a CDS encoding 2-oxoacid:acceptor oxidoreductase subunit alpha, which translates to MTVLSKKDDISLVLCGEAGQGIQTVESILAQTIKQSGYHIFSTKEYMSRVRGGQNSTEIRVSSHRVASYLHRIDILLALSSGALKHLKDRISNDTIILGDPEHLKAAKKDFLRKNINEQAIIQIPLMDTAQEIGGLIFANVIAAGVLSCILNIPQEIFNGIITDMFARKGSKILENDLKAAEAGYQIGVELKESQAENIKLPLTGKSEVGDELLMNGTDAVGFGCLAGGCRFMASYPMTPSTPLQVFLASCSHEFELVYEQAEDEIAAINMALGASFAGARSMVATSGSGFALMEEGVGLAGMIETPVVIYIGQRPGPAVGLPTRTSQEDLNLALYSGPGEFPRIIFAPGKLEDAFILTQRAFNLAEKYQIPVFILSDQYFADCYYNIPSLPLEDVVNEDYLVKTTPGYQRYLITHDGVTPRGIPGYGEGLVVVDSDEHDEEGHITEDLEIRTQMVNKRMKKMDGIREDAIIPELVGDEDYHKLIIGWGSTYWPIREALENIKMENSDQKMSFLHFKQVYPFHKRVSPYFEKAEDVIIFENNAQGQMANLIKLETGFEIHEKVLKYNGMPFSVEEVEYNLKKFISFNNNLSGIRGGV; encoded by the coding sequence ATGACTGTTTTATCAAAAAAAGATGACATTTCTCTGGTTTTGTGTGGAGAAGCAGGTCAGGGTATCCAGACTGTGGAATCCATACTGGCCCAGACCATTAAACAGAGTGGTTACCATATTTTCTCCACCAAAGAATACATGTCCAGGGTCAGGGGAGGTCAGAACTCCACAGAAATCAGAGTATCGTCCCACAGAGTCGCCTCTTACCTACACCGCATTGACATACTATTGGCATTGAGTTCCGGAGCTTTAAAACATCTTAAAGATAGAATATCCAATGATACCATTATATTAGGAGATCCTGAACATCTCAAAGCAGCAAAAAAGGACTTTTTAAGGAAAAACATAAATGAACAGGCCATTATTCAGATTCCTCTTATGGATACTGCCCAGGAAATTGGAGGACTAATATTTGCCAATGTAATAGCTGCAGGAGTCCTTTCATGCATTCTGAACATTCCTCAAGAAATATTTAACGGCATTATCACTGACATGTTCGCAAGAAAGGGTTCAAAAATCCTTGAAAACGATTTAAAGGCAGCAGAGGCAGGTTACCAGATCGGTGTGGAATTAAAAGAATCTCAGGCAGAGAACATTAAACTTCCACTCACCGGCAAGTCAGAAGTTGGTGATGAACTCTTAATGAACGGAACTGACGCCGTAGGATTCGGTTGCCTGGCAGGTGGTTGCAGATTCATGGCATCCTACCCCATGACTCCTTCCACCCCTTTACAGGTTTTCCTGGCCAGCTGTTCCCATGAATTTGAACTGGTCTATGAACAGGCAGAAGATGAAATAGCTGCAATTAACATGGCCCTGGGAGCATCATTTGCAGGTGCCAGAAGCATGGTAGCCACCTCTGGAAGTGGATTTGCCCTTATGGAAGAAGGCGTAGGATTGGCGGGGATGATTGAAACTCCAGTAGTTATCTACATCGGCCAAAGACCAGGACCTGCAGTGGGACTGCCCACCCGCACCAGCCAGGAGGATTTGAATCTGGCACTCTATTCCGGTCCAGGAGAGTTTCCCAGAATCATCTTCGCACCCGGAAAACTGGAAGATGCATTCATATTAACTCAAAGAGCTTTTAATCTAGCTGAAAAATATCAGATACCTGTTTTCATCCTTTCAGACCAGTACTTCGCTGATTGCTATTATAACATCCCATCCTTACCATTGGAAGATGTAGTTAATGAAGATTATCTGGTTAAAACCACTCCCGGATACCAGAGATACTTAATTACTCATGATGGGGTCACACCCCGCGGAATACCTGGATATGGAGAGGGATTGGTGGTGGTAGACTCGGACGAGCATGATGAAGAAGGACATATCACCGAAGACCTGGAAATAAGGACACAGATGGTGAATAAAAGGATGAAAAAAATGGATGGGATAAGGGAGGATGCTATTATTCCGGAACTGGTTGGAGATGAAGATTACCATAAACTGATTATAGGATGGGGATCCACCTACTGGCCCATAAGGGAGGCTCTGGAAAATATAAAAATGGAAAATTCAGACCAGAAGATGAGTTTCCTTCATTTTAAGCAAGTTTATCCTTTCCACAAAAGAGTGTCCCCATATTTTGAAAAAGCCGAAGACGTGATTATTTTCGAGAACAATGCCCAGGGACAAATGGCCAACCTCATAAAACTAGAAACTGGATTCGAGATACATGAAAAAGTTTTGAAATATAATGGCATGCCCTTCTCTGTGGAAGAAGTTGAATATAACCTTAAAAAATTCATAAGCTTCAATAATAATCTTTCTGGCATTAGGGGAGGGGTATAA
- a CDS encoding 3-methyl-2-oxobutanoate dehydrogenase subunit VorB: MTIQLIKGNTAVIIGAMYAGCDCFFGYPITPASEILHEASLYFPKVGRKFVQAESEEAAINMVYGAAAAGHRVITASSGPGISLKQEGISFLAGAELPCVIVDIMRAGPGLGNIGPEQADYTQLVKGGGHGNYRNLVLAPNSVQEMCDLTIRAFQLAEKYRNPAIVLADGVLGQMVERLHFPSEAIEPVFNESWAVRGNHETRGNLVTSIFLNFDQLEDFNYRIQDKYEEIRRNEVDYEEYMMDDADIILVAYGISSRVARSAVDQVRAEGIKAGLFRPKTLFPFPEKELMKIAERRDCQFLSVEMSNGQMREDIILAIGCSRPVELVNRMGGNLIDQKSITDKIHEMAGGK; this comes from the coding sequence ATGACTATTCAGTTAATCAAAGGTAACACTGCCGTGATAATAGGGGCAATGTACGCTGGTTGTGATTGCTTCTTTGGTTATCCCATTACTCCGGCCTCAGAAATTTTACACGAAGCATCCCTTTACTTCCCCAAGGTGGGTAGAAAGTTTGTTCAGGCAGAATCAGAGGAAGCTGCCATTAACATGGTATACGGGGCAGCTGCAGCCGGTCACAGAGTCATAACAGCCTCATCAGGCCCAGGAATCAGCTTAAAACAGGAGGGAATATCTTTCCTGGCAGGAGCAGAACTCCCCTGTGTTATTGTTGATATAATGCGTGCCGGGCCTGGCCTGGGAAACATAGGGCCGGAGCAGGCTGATTACACCCAACTGGTAAAAGGGGGAGGTCATGGAAACTATCGTAACCTAGTACTGGCACCGAATTCCGTGCAGGAAATGTGTGATCTAACCATTAGAGCCTTCCAACTGGCTGAGAAATATCGTAACCCGGCTATAGTACTGGCTGATGGAGTTCTGGGGCAGATGGTTGAAAGACTCCACTTCCCCTCAGAAGCCATTGAACCAGTTTTTAATGAATCATGGGCAGTGCGAGGAAACCATGAAACACGTGGAAATCTGGTAACCAGCATATTCCTAAACTTTGACCAACTGGAAGACTTTAACTACCGTATACAGGATAAATATGAGGAAATACGCAGAAACGAAGTTGATTATGAGGAGTATATGATGGATGATGCGGATATCATCCTGGTGGCTTATGGAATAAGCAGCCGGGTGGCTCGTTCAGCAGTGGATCAGGTGCGAGCAGAGGGAATAAAAGCAGGTTTATTCCGTCCCAAAACATTATTCCCTTTCCCGGAAAAGGAACTGATGAAAATTGCTGAAAGAAGAGATTGTCAGTTTTTATCAGTAGAAATGAGTAACGGACAAATGAGAGAAGATATAATCTTGGCAATTGGATGTTCGCGTCCGGTAGAACTGGTTAACCGAATGGGTGGTAATCTTATAGATCAGAAAAGCATTACCGATAAGATTCATGAAATGGCAGGGGGTAAATGA
- a CDS encoding 4Fe-4S dicluster domain-containing protein, which yields MTSRKKEPYPVFNELECKACERCVIACREGVLKMSEDINERGYHYPVYQGKGCTGCADCYYTCPEPLAVEVHIPRKVKGKSQSKNIAVVNEDSFEKEGPAEEEDG from the coding sequence ATGACGAGTAGGAAGAAAGAACCTTATCCTGTTTTCAACGAACTTGAATGTAAAGCATGCGAAAGATGCGTAATTGCCTGCCGTGAAGGTGTCCTCAAGATGAGTGAAGACATAAATGAACGTGGTTATCACTATCCAGTCTACCAAGGGAAAGGATGTACTGGTTGCGCAGACTGCTACTACACTTGTCCTGAGCCCCTGGCTGTGGAAGTTCACATACCTCGCAAAGTTAAGGGTAAAAGCCAGAGTAAAAATATAGCCGTTGTAAATGAAGATTCATTTGAGAAGGAAGGTCCTGCTGAGGAGGAAGATGGATGA
- a CDS encoding AMP-binding protein: MSSLLDKFVSKTDFESYQDFRDNFHIKIPENFNFAYDVVDEYAREDPDKVALVWCNDEKDVKFTFKELKEYSDRTANFFKDQGIGKGDRVMLTLKSRYEFWFCILALHKLGAITIPATHMLKTKDIVYRIENAGIKMVVCIAEDGVPDYFDEAQKELGEIKLIKSIVGDEDRDGWLNFRKEIASASPEFERPTGDDGTRNDEIALIYFSSGTTGMPKMIMHDFTYPFGHILTAYWQNVFDNGLHYTVADTGWAKAMWGQIYGQWILGSAVFVYDYDRFDAGKMLEKASYHGVNTFCAPPTIYRFLIKEDLSQYDFSTLKYAVTAGEPLNPEVYNKFKEFTGLKLMEGFGQTECVVCVANFPWMEPRPGSMGKPSPGYDIQLMNSEGKICDVGEEGELVIKTADGKPPGLFRGYYREEERTEAAWHDGYYHTGDTAWMDEDGYLWFVGRNDDMIKSSGYRIGPFEVESAVISHPSVLECAITGVPHPVRGQVVKATIVLTADYEASPELAKEIQNHVKQVTAPYKYPRVIEFVDELPKTISGKIRRVEIRERDEKQ, translated from the coding sequence ATGTCATCTTTACTGGATAAATTCGTATCAAAAACAGATTTCGAGTCATATCAGGACTTCAGGGATAATTTCCATATAAAAATCCCAGAAAACTTCAACTTTGCCTATGATGTGGTGGATGAATACGCTCGGGAAGACCCGGATAAAGTCGCACTGGTATGGTGCAATGATGAAAAAGATGTAAAGTTCACTTTCAAAGAGTTGAAAGAGTATTCAGATCGAACAGCTAACTTTTTCAAAGATCAGGGTATAGGAAAGGGAGATCGGGTAATGTTAACCCTTAAAAGCCGGTATGAATTCTGGTTCTGTATCCTGGCCCTTCACAAATTAGGAGCCATAACTATCCCTGCCACCCATATGCTGAAAACCAAAGACATAGTCTACCGTATAGAAAATGCAGGGATCAAGATGGTGGTTTGTATAGCTGAAGATGGGGTACCAGATTATTTTGATGAAGCTCAAAAAGAATTAGGTGAGATAAAGCTCATAAAGTCTATTGTGGGGGATGAGGACAGAGATGGCTGGCTGAACTTCCGCAAAGAGATTGCCAGTGCATCACCAGAATTTGAACGTCCAACAGGTGATGATGGAACCAGAAATGATGAAATAGCACTTATATATTTCTCATCAGGAACCACAGGCATGCCAAAAATGATAATGCATGACTTCACCTACCCTTTTGGACATATACTAACAGCTTACTGGCAGAACGTATTCGATAATGGACTTCATTACACTGTAGCGGACACTGGCTGGGCTAAGGCCATGTGGGGTCAGATATATGGGCAATGGATATTAGGCAGTGCAGTATTTGTCTATGACTATGATAGATTTGACGCTGGTAAAATGCTTGAAAAGGCATCGTACCATGGAGTTAATACCTTCTGCGCTCCACCTACCATATACCGCTTCCTCATCAAAGAGGATCTTTCTCAGTACGACTTTTCCACCCTTAAATATGCAGTAACTGCTGGTGAACCATTAAACCCTGAAGTTTACAACAAGTTTAAGGAATTCACCGGACTCAAGTTAATGGAAGGTTTTGGCCAGACAGAGTGCGTGGTTTGTGTGGCTAACTTCCCCTGGATGGAACCCAGGCCCGGATCCATGGGAAAACCATCACCGGGTTATGATATTCAACTCATGAACTCCGAGGGAAAGATATGCGATGTGGGTGAAGAGGGTGAACTGGTAATAAAAACTGCTGATGGAAAACCACCAGGTCTCTTCAGAGGATATTACCGGGAAGAAGAAAGAACTGAGGCAGCCTGGCACGATGGCTACTATCACACAGGTGACACTGCCTGGATGGATGAAGATGGATATTTATGGTTCGTAGGACGTAACGATGATATGATAAAAAGTTCCGGGTATCGTATTGGCCCCTTCGAAGTGGAAAGCGCGGTCATTTCACATCCATCCGTACTGGAATGTGCCATAACTGGGGTTCCGCATCCAGTAAGGGGGCAGGTGGTAAAAGCTACCATTGTACTCACTGCAGATTATGAAGCTTCCCCAGAACTGGCTAAAGAAATACAAAACCATGTTAAACAGGTAACTGCTCCCTACAAATATCCTAGAGTAATAGAATTCGTGGATGAGCTCCCTAAAACCATAAGTGGTAAAATCAGGCGTGTAGAAATCCGGGAAAGGGATGAGAAACAGTAA